The genome window CGAGTAAGGTGTTTTTAAAATGATATTATCCAGTTACCGGTGGCTTGAACTTAGCAAGTAATAGCTTTTCGATTTTGGTTGTCTTCGTTTCTTTAGTTTCTTGTGGTTGAAACTGAACTGCTGCTCCTGCGATAGAAACGCTGAATATGGCTAAAAGGGCTAGTGCTTTAAGTGACTTGTTTTTCATAATAGGTGTTTTAAAAGAGGTAGTGTGTAGGGTGTTTTTTTGATAATCGGTATCCATAATATTTTATCCAGTTACCGGTGGCTTGAACTTAGCAAGTAATAGCTTTTCGATTTTGGTTGTCTTCGTTTCCTTAGTTTCTTGTGGTTGAAACTGAACTGCTGCTCCTGCGATAGAAACGCTGAATATGGCTAAAAGGGCCAATGCTTTAAGTGACTTGTTTTTCATAATAGGTGTTTTAAAAGAGGTAGTGTGTAGGGTGTTTTTTTGATAATCGGTATCCATAATATTTTATCCAGTTACCGGTGGCTTGAACTTAGCAAGTAATAGCTTTTCGATTTTGGTTGTCTTCGTTTCTTTAGTTTCTTGTGGTTGAAACTGAACTGCTGCTCCTGCGATAGAAACGCTAAATATGGCTAAAAGGGCTAGTGCTTTAAGTGACTTGTTTTTCATAATAGGTGTTTTAAAAGAGGTAGTGTGTAGGGAGTTTTTTTGATAATCGGTATCCATAATATTTTATCCAGTTACCGGTGGCTTGAACTTAGCAAGTAATAGCTTTTCGATTTTGGTTGTCTTCGTTTCTTTAGTTTCTTGTGGTTGAAACTGAACTGCTGCTCCTGCGATAGAAACGCTGAATATGGCTAAAAGGGCTAGTGCTTTAAGTGACTTGTTTTTCATAATAGGTGTTTTAAAAGAGGTAGTGTGTAGGGTGTTTTTTTGATAATCGGTATCCATAATATTTTATCCAGTTATCGGTGGCTTGAACTTAGCAAGTAATAGCTTTTCGATTTTGGTTGTCTTCGTTTCTTTAGTTTCTTGTGGTTGAAACTGAACAGCTGCTCCTGCGATAGAAACGCTAAATATGGCTAAAAGGGCTAGTGCTTTAAGTGACTTATTTTTCATAATAGGTGTTTTAAAAGAGGTAGTGTGTAGGGAGTTTTTTTGATAATCGGTATCCATAATATTTTATCCAGTTACCGGTGGCTTGAACTTAGCAAGTAATAGCTTTTCGATTTTGGTTGTCTTCGTTTCTTTAGTTTCTTGTGGTTGAAACTGAACTGCTGCTCCTGCGATAGAAACGCTAAATATGGCTAAAAGGGCTAGTGCTTTAAGTGACTTGTTTTTCATAATAGGTGTTTTAAAAGAGGTAGTGTGTAGGGAGTTTTTTTGATAATCGGTATCCATAATATTTTATCCAGTTACCGGTGGCTTGAACTTAGCAAGTAATAGCTTTTCGATTTTGGTTGTCTTCGTTTCCTTAGTTTCTTGTGGTTGAAACTGAACTGCTGCTCCTGCGATAGAAACGCTGAATATGGCTAAAAGGGCTAGTGCTTTAAGTGACTTGTTTTTCATAATAGGTGTTTTAAAAGAGGTAGTGTGTAGGGAGTTTTTTTGATAATCGGTATCCATAATATTTTATCCAGTTACTGGTGGCTTGAACTTAGCAAGTAATAGCTTTTCGATTTTGGTTGTCTTCGTTTCTTTAGTTTCTTGTGGTTGAAACTGAACTGCTGCTCCTGCGATAGAAACGCTGAATATGGCTAAAAGGGCTAGTGCTTTAAGTGACTTGTTTTTCATAATAGGTGTTTTAAAAGAGGTAGTGTGTAGGGAGTTTTTTTGATAATCGGTATCCATAATATTTTATCCAGTTACCGGTGGCTTGAACTTAGCAAGTAATAGCTTTTCGATTTTGGTTGTCTTCGTTTCTTTAGTTTCTTGTGGTTGAAACTGAACTGCTGCTCCTGCGATAGAAACGCTGAATATGGCTAAAAGGGCTAATGCTTTAAGTGACTTGTTTTTCATAATAGGTGTTTTAAAAGAGGTAGTGTGTAGGGAGTTTTTTTGATAATCGGTATCCATAATATTTTATCCAGTTACCGGTGGCTTGAACTTAGCAAGTAATAGCTTTTCGATTTTGGTTGTCTTCGTTTCTTTAGTTTCTTGTGGTTGAAACTGAACTACTGCTCCTGCGATAGAAACGCTGAATATGGCTAAAAGGGCTAGTGCTTTAAGTGACTTGTTGTTCATAAAATGTTATTTAAAAGAGTTAATGAGAGATGATTTTTATTATCTTAACCAACTTAACGTTCAACCAGTTACAGGTGGCTTAAACTTAGCAAGTAATAGCTTGTCAATTTTAGTTGTTTTAGTTTCCTTTGGTTGAAACTGAATTGCTGCTCCTGCGATAGATACGCTAAAAATGGCTAAAAGAGCTAGTGCTTTAAGAGGCTTGTTGTTCATAACGAAAGGTTTAAATTATTAACAAGACGAATCTAAATGCCTCATCGGTATAAACAACAATTATGAAAAATTATTCGTTAAATAACTTGTAAATCAGACGTAAAAAATATAAAATCAATTGATAATTAACTAAAGATAAATAATAACTTATTCAATCAATTTTTCTAAAATCAAATTTCTAGTCTCTGAGCCTAGTATTTTTATTTTTATATATTGATAATCAGATAGAAAAGAAATTGACAGCTCCGGCCACTCGATTAGACAAAGTGCGTCTTTTTCTAGATAATAATCAAAGCCAATGTCAAATAATTGATCATTTGTTTCTAATCTATAAAGGTCGAAATGTATAACATCGGTAGAATCACCTTTATACTCGTTAACAAGACTAAATGTTGGAGAATTCACATAGTCTTCTACCCCTAATTGCCTGCACATGGATTTTATTAATGTAGTTTTTCCTGCACCCATAGGTGCCTGGAACAAGATTACCTTAGATTCTAAGTTTTCTAGCAGCTTTTTTGCTACCATGTCAATTTCGTTAAGGGTATAGGTGATTTCCATTATCTAGGTTCAAAGATGGCAAATGGGATCAACATTTCTTCTAGGGAAACACCCCCATGTTGATAGGTGTTTCTAAAATAACTTACATAATGATTGTAGTTATTTGGATAAGCAAAAAACAAATCTCCTTTTGCAAAAATAAAACTACTGCTCATGTTTATTTTAGGTAGCTTGATCGTACTAGGATCTGTCGCCGCTAGAACATCTTTATCTTCATAGGATAAGCTGCGGCCTGTTTTATACCTTAAATTTAAACTGGTGTTTTTATCACCTATTACCTTACTTGGAGTAGTGACATTAATGGTTCCATGATCAGTGGTTAAAACCAATTTGAATCCCAATTCTTGTCCGCGTTGTATAATATCTAATAATGGAGAATTCTTAAACCAACTTAAAGTTAATGACCTATAACTTTTATCGGTGCTTGCCAGCTCTTTAATGACTTCCATTTCAGTTTTAGAATGGGAGAGCATATCTACAAAATTGTAAACAACTACAGTAAGGTCGTTGTCTTTTTGAGATTTAAAGTTATCAGCGAGTTTACGGCCGTTATTTTCATTAGTGATTTTGTGATATTGGTGATTAATATTAAGCCCAAGTCTTTTTAATTGAGCGGTTAAAAAGGCATTTTCATGCATGTTTTTTCCACCTTCCTCTGTATCATCGAGCCATAAGTCTGGATGACGCTTTTTCATATCTTCTGGCATCAACCCAGAAAATATAGCATTTCTAGCGTACTGTGTAGCGGTAGGCAGTATGGAGCAATAGGTTTCCTCCTTAATTTTTTTGTAATGATTATTGATCAAGTTCTCAAAAACTTTGAATTGATCATAACGCAAATTATCTACGACTATAAATAAAACTGGTTCCTTCTTTTTTAGGAGCGGCGCAACACGCTTCCTGAAAAGATCATGACTTAAGGTAGGATTACTTTCATGGCCATCAAACCAGTCGGGATAATTTTTTTCTATAAACTTACAGAATTGTTGATTTGCTTCGTTTTTTTGAGCAGTTAAGATTTCAAACATTCCCGAATCGTCAACATCCTCTAATTCAATTTCCCAGTAAATTAATTTTTGATAAAGTTGTACCCATTCTTCATAACTATTGATCATGGACATTTCCATCGCAATTTTGCGGAATTCCCGCTGGTAATCGCTAGTAGTTTTTTCATTGACTAACCTAGAGTGGTCTAAGTTTTTCTTTACAGCAAGAAGAATTTGATGAGGATTTACAGGTTTTATCAAGTAATCTGCAATCTTAGATCCTATAGCTTCTTCCATTATATACTCTTCCTCACTTTTAGTAATCATGATAACAGGAAGCTGTGCTTGTTTTTCCTTGATTTCATGTAAAGTTTCTAGACCTGTCAATCCAGGCATATTTTCGTCTAGAAAAATAAGGTCATATCTTGTTTCTTCAATAGCCTCTAATGCTTCTGAACCACTAATTCGCGTGTCTATGGAATAGCCTTTATTCTCAAGAAAAATAATGTGAGGCTTTAATAAATCCACTTCATCATCTACCCATAGTATTTTGATCTCTGCCATATCAGTATATTTGTGTTTAAATAGCTGTTCCCTTGAAACAACAGAACAAACTTAAAATATTAAACGATCCCATCTACGGTTTTATTTCGATTCCTTCTGAAGAGATCTTTAAAATCGTTGAGCATCCTTATTTTCAGCGCTTGCGTAGAATTACCCAAATGGGTTTGAGCTACCTGGTATATCCAGGTGCACACCACACGAGGTTCCATCATGCATTAGGTTGCTTGCATCTAATGCAAAAATCGGTGCAAGTACTTCGATCTAAGTCGGTTGAGATATCAGATAAGGAAGAAGACGCGTTGTATAAAGCGATCTTATTACATGACATTGGACATGGCCCTTTCTCTCATACATTAGAATATCAAATTATTAATAAGGTGACACATGAGCAATTATCATGTCATTTTATGAATCATTTAAATACCGAATTTAACGGTAGTTTAACACTTGCTATTCAGATATTTAAGGGAGAATACCACCGCCCATTTATGCTAGAGCTCATATCTAGTCAACTGGATATGGACCGATTGGATTATTTGAAAAGAGATAGCTTTTACACAGGAGTGGCTGAAGGTAATATTAACAGTCAGCGTTTGATCACTATGCTTAATGTTGTAGATGATCAGTTAGTGGTTGAAGAAAAAGGTCTATACAGTGTAGAGAATTTCCTTTCAGGACGCAGGTTGATGTATTGGCAAGTTTACTTACATAAAACTGGAATAGGAGCAGAGCATTTATTACAGTCTGTAATTCAACGTATTAAAGAACTGATTGATAAAGGAATAAAGGTAGAACTGCCTAAGAATTTAGAATACTTCATTAATAATTCAAACCCGGATTTTAATACTAACACTAATGATCTTGAAAAATTTGCATCATTAGACGATTCAGATATTATTACTACCTTAAAGTTGGGGAAAGACCATAAGGAC of Nonlabens sp. Ci31 contains these proteins:
- the tsaE gene encoding tRNA (adenosine(37)-N6)-threonylcarbamoyltransferase complex ATPase subunit type 1 TsaE, producing MEITYTLNEIDMVAKKLLENLESKVILFQAPMGAGKTTLIKSMCRQLGVEDYVNSPTFSLVNEYKGDSTDVIHFDLYRLETNDQLFDIGFDYYLEKDALCLIEWPELSISFLSDYQYIKIKILGSETRNLILEKLIE
- a CDS encoding bifunctional response regulator/alkaline phosphatase family protein, translating into MAEIKILWVDDEVDLLKPHIIFLENKGYSIDTRISGSEALEAIEETRYDLIFLDENMPGLTGLETLHEIKEKQAQLPVIMITKSEEEYIMEEAIGSKIADYLIKPVNPHQILLAVKKNLDHSRLVNEKTTSDYQREFRKIAMEMSMINSYEEWVQLYQKLIYWEIELEDVDDSGMFEILTAQKNEANQQFCKFIEKNYPDWFDGHESNPTLSHDLFRKRVAPLLKKKEPVLFIVVDNLRYDQFKVFENLINNHYKKIKEETYCSILPTATQYARNAIFSGLMPEDMKKRHPDLWLDDTEEGGKNMHENAFLTAQLKRLGLNINHQYHKITNENNGRKLADNFKSQKDNDLTVVVYNFVDMLSHSKTEMEVIKELASTDKSYRSLTLSWFKNSPLLDIIQRGQELGFKLVLTTDHGTINVTTPSKVIGDKNTSLNLRYKTGRSLSYEDKDVLAATDPSTIKLPKINMSSSFIFAKGDLFFAYPNNYNHYVSYFRNTYQHGGVSLEEMLIPFAIFEPR
- a CDS encoding HD domain-containing protein produces the protein MKQQNKLKILNDPIYGFISIPSEEIFKIVEHPYFQRLRRITQMGLSYLVYPGAHHTRFHHALGCLHLMQKSVQVLRSKSVEISDKEEDALYKAILLHDIGHGPFSHTLEYQIINKVTHEQLSCHFMNHLNTEFNGSLTLAIQIFKGEYHRPFMLELISSQLDMDRLDYLKRDSFYTGVAEGNINSQRLITMLNVVDDQLVVEEKGLYSVENFLSGRRLMYWQVYLHKTGIGAEHLLQSVIQRIKELIDKGIKVELPKNLEYFINNSNPDFNTNTNDLEKFASLDDSDIITTLKLGKDHKDFVLSELCTMILNRQLLKIKFTNKQVAPKKVQKHLYKLMQTYELTEHEASYFVFSGFVVNVAYAKAQPIKILDKKGKLIELIKAGKEDSFKALLKEVRKYYCCYPKLQD